Part of the Bacillus sp. THAF10 genome is shown below.
GTCAGGCTAATAGCAGATGCACCCATTCACGATTTAAAGATCGTAGATGGCAGAGAGCAGATGCATCGAAAGCAAAGAGCGGAGTCAAAGATAAATCGATCGTTACAGCTACTAGAACAGGATTATCAGCTCATTCGCGAAAAGAATGAATATGAAGCAACAAATGGATATAGTACCGATCAAAATTTTTTCCAAGTACCAGGAAAAGTATTGCACTTAGATGGGGACCCCCTTTACTTAAAAAAATGCTTAGAGCTTTATGAAAGAGTGGGTGTACCGGTATACGGTGTACATGCTAACGAAAAAGAAATGCCAAACAAGGTGAAAAGCCTCATGGAGAAATACCGTCCAGATATTCTTGTCATCACTGGTCATGATGCTTATTCCAAAAGTAAGGGAAAGGTCACAGATCTCCAAGCATATCGCCATTCCTGGCATTTTGTTCAGGCGGTTAAAGAAGCAAGGAAAATCCAACCTAATCTTGATCAGCTCGTTATTTTTGCTGGAGCTTGTCAATCTCATTTTGAGTCATTAATACAGGCTGGAGCAAATTTTGCAAGCTCCCCTTCACGTGTCAACATACATGCCCTTGACCCGGTCTATATTGTCGGAAGGATTTGTTATACCCCTTTTATGGAAAGAGTGAATGTATGGGATATATTGCGAAATACTTTAACCGGAGATAAGGGACTTGGCGGAATAGAAACAAGAGGCGTATTACGAACTGGAATGCCTGTTCACACTTACGTGGACGAGGAAGATTCTAATAGTGAAAGCAGCTCTTAACTAAAAAGTTAAGGGTTTTTTGTCGTTTTTTTATATTAAAATAATGCGATGAAATCAAGCTTTTCAGTAGTTTTCAATTTTTATACATAAATTTTCCTCCCATAGAGCATAGTAAATGTAGACATATGAAGATAATTGTTGAAGGAAATGTATTGACATGTTGCTTTTCTGGTTGTTATAATTTTAAGTTTTATTTGATTTATTATTAAAATTATGTTACACTAACTTTAGTATAGTGAGGTGGAGTAAAATGGGAAAAACGTTAGTTGATATCAAAAGAACGTTAGATTCTAATTTAGGGAAAAAGTTAACTCTTCGCGCAAACGGTGGTCGCAGAAAGACAATTGAACGCATCGGGGTATTGGCAGAAACTTATCCATCCGTATTTGTAATAGAACTAGATCAAGACGAAAATGCTTTTGAGCGTGTATCCTACAGCTATGCAGATGTCCTCACAGAGACGGTACAACTTACATTTTTTGAAGAAGGAAATATGGCAATAAGTGGGCAGTAGACGACAAAACGTTTGCTGCTTTTTATTTTGCCTTGAATTATATTATAGGTGAATGATACGTATTCCAAATTTTACCTAGCTGTTGATTGTAGGAGACTTCCACGGAAATGAAGCGATAGACTTTAGGCCCGACAGGCGTAGCCGAGTAGACTCAAGCATCGCTCCTGAGGACGTGGAGCCATATGCAGAAATTAATAACATTTTTTTAATCCGTACGTTGTTTAACATACATATTTATCCGCTTGTAAAACATCACATCCCTCCTAATACTAAGAATGTCGCTAATTTTATCAATTAGGAGGCTTTTATCATGAGCAGAAGACGAAGCATCATGTCACATCAACTGAAAGAAGAATTAGCAAAAGAGCTAGGCTTTTACGATGTCGTCCAAAGCGAGGGCTGGGGTGGCATTAAAGCAAAGGATGCAGGAAACATGGTTAAGCGTGCAATTGAAATAGCGGAGCGACAACTAGGCCAACAAAATAAATAGCTTGATGAAAACCGAAGTGGTAAATCACTTCGGTTTTTTAGTGAGTTTGTAGCGTAGCATCAATTTTTCCCAATCATGGAGATATTTATTTCCTCGAATATGGTACAATACATTAATAATTGGAGACGAAAAAAGTAGGTGAAGAAAGTGAGACTGTTAGAAAAGGCACCAGCGAAAATAAACCTGTCGCTCGATGTGCTACATAAGCGTCCGGACGGCTATCATGAGGTAGAGATGGTCATGACTACCATCGACCTTGCGGACCGCATTGAACTGTCTGAGCGTAAAGACGGACAAATTCGCATTATTTCCCATAGCCGATATGTTCCGGATGATAATCGCAATCTGGCTTATCAGGCAGCAGCGCTGTTGAAGGAAAGGTACAAGGTTCAAAAGGGCGTGTCGATTGCCATCACAAAAATGATTCCTGTAGCAGCCGGTCTTGCAGGAGGTAGCAGCGATGCAGCAGCAACCTTAAGAGGATTGAACAAACTATGGAAATTGGATTTGTCACTAGATGAACTAGCTCGCATTGGAGCGGAAATTGGATCTGACGTGTCTTTTTGTGTTTATGGAGGAACGGCCCTTGCAACAGGCAGAGGAGAAATCATCAAGCATATACCTGCGCCACCGCATTGCTGGGTTGTGCTTGCAAAGCCAACGATAGGGGTTTCTACAGCGGAGATTTATAATAACCTTCATTTGGATAAGGTAAGCCACCCCGATGTGAAGGGAATGGTAGAGGCAATCCATGAGAATGACTATGATAAAATGATTAGCCTTGTAGGCAATGTTTTAGAGTCTGTTACGTTGAAGCTATATCCGGAGGTTTCTCACATCAAAGACCAGATGAAGCGCTTTGGGGCAGATGCGGTGTTGATGAGTGGAAGTGGTCCAACGGTGTTTGGAATTGTCGAATATGATTCAAGAATGCACCGTATGTATAATGGCCTGAGAGGATTTTGTGATCAGGTGTTTGCAGTGAGAATCCTAGGAGAGCGTAACGCCCTTGATTAAATCCGTATATTAATGTTATATTTACTTTAGAATATTCGGATTTTAGGAGGAAATAGCATGAAATTACGTCGGAGTGGTCGTCTTGTAGATATGACACACTATTTGCTGCAGCACCCACAAGGGTTGGTACCGCTTTCTTTCTTTGCAGATCGCTATGGGTCCGCAAAGTCTTCTATCAGTGAAGATTTAGGGATAATAAAGCAAACCTTTGAACAACAAGGGATTGGAACTCTTATCACCGTTCCAGGTGCAGCAGGTGGAGTGAAATATATTCCTTATGTGAGCCACAAAGAAGCTGCTGCTTATTTGAATGAGCTCTGTGACATTATCGCAAAGCCCGAAAGGTTGTTACCTGGTGGCTATTTGTACATGACAGATATTCTTGGAAACCCAAAGGTCTTAAATAGGGTTGGAAAAATGTTTGCCACAGCTTTTAGTCATAAAAAGGTGGACATAGTAATGACCATGGCAACAAAGGGGATTCCACTTGCACACGCTGTTGCAAGCTATTTAAATGTACCAGTTGTCATCGTCAGACGCGATAGCAGAGTGACAGAAGGTTCGACCGTTAGTATTAATTACGTGTCTGGCTCCTCCAAAAGAATCCAAACGATGGTGCTTGCAAAGCGAAGTCTAGAAACGGGATCTAATGTATTAATCATTGATGACTTCATGAAAGCAGGCGGAACGGTCAATGGGATGGTTAATTTGCTAGCTGAATTCCAGGCAGAAGTGGCCGGAATTGGAATCCTTGTCGAGTCTGAAAACATAGAAGAACGCTTGATCGATGATTACGTATCTTTGGTGAAACTTGAAAAAGTAAGCGAAAGAGAAAAACAAATCGAAGTACAAGCAGGCAATTACCTTCAACACGTGAAGGATAACTTTAACTTTAGGCTTTAAAGAGGACAGTTTGATTTAGAGAAGTTTTTAGCTGTTGATTGGAGCAAAAACGGAGACTCCCGCGGGAAACGAAGCGATAGACTTGAGACTCCACATTCGTGGTCAAGGAGGCTCCAGCATCTCCTCCCAGGACGCGGATCCAAATGAGGCAATCAACAGCGTAGTTTAACAGACATAAATTTTAAATAAGGATGTGCTGAATCATGAAAGTTGTTCATACTGAAGCTGCGCCAAAAGCAATAGGACCTTACTCACAAGGAATAGTTGTCAACAATCTATTTTACAGCTCCGGGCAAATCTCGTTGCTTCCAAATGGAGAGCTACTTGAAGGAGATGTACAAGCACAAACTCACCAAGTATTCAAAAACCTCCAAGCGGTACTAGAGGAGGCAGGCGCTTCATTAGAAACAGTAGTAAAAGCAACCGTTTTTATTAAGGACATGAATCAGTTTGGTGAGATCAATGAGGTATATGGACAGTATTTTCACACCCATAAACCAGCTAGATCTTGTGTCGAAGTTGCTCGTTTACCGAAAGATGTTCTTGTCGAAATCGAGGTTATTGCTCTAGTAAAATAGAATCTGTTCTTTTTACACCAATTTGTCCAAATTTTTCAAAAAAATTTTTGAAAATAAGAAGGAATCCAAGAAAATTTAGAGAATTTATAATACTAAGTTTTTTATTGGGACAAAAAGGTGGTGAACAGAATGGAAGTAACTGACGTAAGATTACGCCGCGTAAATACCGATGGTCGCATGAGAGCTATCGCATCTATCACGTTGGACCATGAATTTGTTGTTCATGACATCCGTGTAATTGATGGGAACAATGGCTTATTTGTTGCGATGCCTAGTAAACGTACTCCTGATGGAGAGTTCCGCGACATCGCTCATCCAATCAATTCCGGTACGCGTGGAAAAATCCAGGAAGCGGTATTATCAGAATATCACCGCTTAGGCGAATTAGAAGTAGAATACGAAGAAGCAGGTGCTTCTTAATTAATAAGCTAAAACAGGCAATGCAATTTGCAGCCTGTTTTTTCTTTTGGGCAAATTTAAAGGTTAGTTTGAGGGGAATGGCTAAAAGAGTAGTGTGGGCGCCCACCTGTAAACTATGGTCGGTTACTACGTACCTTTTTAGGGATAATTCCGAGAGAATGCCTGAATAGAAGAGCTCGAGACCTCTTTTGGGGAAAAGAGGGTAAAAGTGTCCGAAATAGACGTGCTCAAGACCTCTTTTGGGGAAAATGCGTCAAAAGTGTCCGAAATAGAAGAGCTCAAGACCTCTTTTGGGGAAAATGCGTCAAAAATGTCCGAAATAGAAGAGCTCAAGACCTCTTTTGTGGAAAAGGCGTCAAAAGTGTCCGAAATAGAAGAGCTCGAGACCTCTTTTGGGTAAAAGGCGTCAAAAGTGTCCGAAATAGACGTGCTCAAGACCTCTTCTGAGGAAGAGGCGTCAAAAGTGTCCGAAATAGCAGAGCTCAAGACCTCTTTTGGGGAAAGGGGGGCGAAAGTGTCCGAAATAGAAGAGCTCGAGACCTCTTTTGGGGAAAAGGCGTCAAAAGTGTCCGAAATAGATGTGCTCAAGACCTCTTCTGGGAAAAAACCAAAAAATTGTCCGACAAAAAAGCCTTCAAGACCTCTCCTAAGAATCCACCAAAAGAGTCCACTAAACTCTCTTTTGCATAATACCTAAAACAAGTCCGTACGTCTCACCACCACCTCCTCAACATGTAAAACGTAATCCCTAATACCCCTCATTTTTTGTCAAAATAATGTACTTTCGTGTCCTTCCTTGAAATGGGCCCCATTTTGATATATATTCGTAATGGATAATTAGGTGAAAATGGAGGCCTGTTATGATAAATCGTTATGCCGTAATTTTAGCAGCTGGTCAAGGTACACGAATGAAATCAAAATTATATAAAGTGTTACACCCTGTATGTGGCAAGCCAATGGTACAGCATGTGGTGGATCATGTATCTGCCCTGGATTTTGAAGAGATTGTTACCGTTGTTGGGCATGGTGCAGAAATGGTGAAACAACACCTTGGAGATAGAAGTCATTATGCCTTGCAGGAGGAGCAACTAGGAACGGCTCATGCTGTGATGCAAGCTGCGCCAATGCTTGAAGGTAAGAAAGGTGTGACGTTAGTAATTTGTGGCGACACGCCGCTTATCACCCCAGAAACGATGCAAAAGTTGTTAGACTTGCATGAAGAAACAGGGGCAAAGGCAACCATTCTAACTGCATATGCGGAGGATCCAACAGGGTATGGACGGATTATCCGCAACCAAGAAGGCCATGTTGGGAAGATTGTGGAGCATAAAGATGCCAATGAACAAGAGCGAAAAGTTACCGAGATTAACACGGGTACGTATTGCTTTGATAACGAAGCATTATTCGCAGCACTAAACAATGTTTCCAATGATAATGTGCAAGGGGAGTACTACCTTCCGGATGTAGTTGAAATTTTAAAAGAGCGTGGAGATATTGTTTCTGCTTTCCAAACACTGGACTTTGATGAAACACTTGGTGTAAATGACAGAGTTGCGCTATCACAGGCTGAAATCACCATGAAAAAGCGGATAAATAAAAAACATATGATTAATGGAGTTAGTATCATTGACCCAAACAATACCTATATTTCTGCAGATGCGGAAATTGGAAGAGATACTGTTATCCATCCTGGAACAGTAATTCTTGGTGCAACCCGTATTGGGGAAGATTGTGAAATTGGTCCAAACACAGAAATTAGCGATTGCCAAATAGGGAATAAAACGTCGATTAGGCATTCCGTTGCGCATAACAGTGAAATTGGCCAGGAAGTAAACATTGGGCCATTTGCACATGTGCGACCGAATTCTGTAATTGGAGACGAAGTAAAGCTTGGAAACTTTGTGGAAGTGAAAAAAGCGACTTTCGGCAAAGGAAGCAAGGCGTCTCATCTTAGTTATATTGGCGATGCAGAAGTAGGAGCTGATGTAAACTTAGGGTGTGGCTCTATTACTGTAAACTATGATGGAAAGAAGAAGTATTTAACAAAGATTGAAGATGGCGTGTTTGTAGGCTGTAATTCAAACCTTGTTGCACCTGTAACGATTGGAAAGAATGCTTATGTAGCAGCAGGATCCACGATTACGGAGGATGTTCCTGGAGAAGCGCTTTCGATTGCACGTGCACGACAAGTAAACAAAGAAAATTATGTTGAAAAGCTTCACAATAAATAAATCTAGCGGAGGATTTTATCTATCATGTCACAAAAGTATACCGATTCTAACTTAAAGATTTTTACCTTGAACTCTAATACTGCCCTAGCGGAAGAGATTGCCCAAAATGTAGGAGTACCGATTGGAAAATGCTCAGTTTCCCGTTTTAGTGATGGGGAAGTGCAAATCAACATTGAGGAAAGTATCCGTGGCTGTGATGTATTCGTTATTCAATCAACGAGCGCACCAGTGAACGAACACATCATGGAAACTCTTATTATGATTGATGCGTTAAAACGTGCTTCTGCGAAAACAATTAACATTGTAATGCCATATTATGGTTACGGCAGACAAGACAGAAAAGCTCGTGCTCGTGAGCCAATCACGGCAAAATTAGTTGCAAACCTGTTAGAAACAGCGGGAGCGCACCGTGTTATTACGTTAGATTTACATGCGCCACAGATTCAAGGGTTCTTTGATATTTTGATTGACCATTTAATGGGTGTTCCTATCTTAGCAGAGTATTTCGATAGCAAAGAGCTTAGTGATATTGTTGTCGTATCACCTGACCACGGTGGGGTTACACGTGCGAGAAAGCTTGCGGACCGCTTAAAAGCGCCAATTGCGATTATTGATAAACGCCGCCCTCGTCCAAATGTGGCAGAAGTGATGAACATTGTTGGTCAAATTGAAGGAAGAACGGCTATTTTAATTGATGACATGATTGATACAGCGGGAACCATTACTCTTGCTGCTAATG
Proteins encoded:
- the purR gene encoding pur operon repressor, which encodes MKLRRSGRLVDMTHYLLQHPQGLVPLSFFADRYGSAKSSISEDLGIIKQTFEQQGIGTLITVPGAAGGVKYIPYVSHKEAAAYLNELCDIIAKPERLLPGGYLYMTDILGNPKVLNRVGKMFATAFSHKKVDIVMTMATKGIPLAHAVASYLNVPVVIVRRDSRVTEGSTVSINYVSGSSKRIQTMVLAKRSLETGSNVLIIDDFMKAGGTVNGMVNLLAEFQAEVAGIGILVESENIEERLIDDYVSLVKLEKVSEREKQIEVQAGNYLQHVKDNFNFRL
- the ispE gene encoding 4-(cytidine 5'-diphospho)-2-C-methyl-D-erythritol kinase encodes the protein MRLLEKAPAKINLSLDVLHKRPDGYHEVEMVMTTIDLADRIELSERKDGQIRIISHSRYVPDDNRNLAYQAAALLKERYKVQKGVSIAITKMIPVAAGLAGGSSDAAATLRGLNKLWKLDLSLDELARIGAEIGSDVSFCVYGGTALATGRGEIIKHIPAPPHCWVVLAKPTIGVSTAEIYNNLHLDKVSHPDVKGMVEAIHENDYDKMISLVGNVLESVTLKLYPEVSHIKDQMKRFGADAVLMSGSGPTVFGIVEYDSRMHRMYNGLRGFCDQVFAVRILGERNALD
- a CDS encoding ribose-phosphate diphosphokinase, with translation MSQKYTDSNLKIFTLNSNTALAEEIAQNVGVPIGKCSVSRFSDGEVQINIEESIRGCDVFVIQSTSAPVNEHIMETLIMIDALKRASAKTINIVMPYYGYGRQDRKARAREPITAKLVANLLETAGAHRVITLDLHAPQIQGFFDILIDHLMGVPILAEYFDSKELSDIVVVSPDHGGVTRARKLADRLKAPIAIIDKRRPRPNVAEVMNIVGQIEGRTAILIDDMIDTAGTITLAANALIENGAKEVYACCTHPVLSGPAIERIQNSKIKELVVTNTIALSEEKKIEKITELSVAELIAEAIVRVHEEKSVSTLFD
- the glmU gene encoding bifunctional UDP-N-acetylglucosamine diphosphorylase/glucosamine-1-phosphate N-acetyltransferase GlmU, translated to MINRYAVILAAGQGTRMKSKLYKVLHPVCGKPMVQHVVDHVSALDFEEIVTVVGHGAEMVKQHLGDRSHYALQEEQLGTAHAVMQAAPMLEGKKGVTLVICGDTPLITPETMQKLLDLHEETGAKATILTAYAEDPTGYGRIIRNQEGHVGKIVEHKDANEQERKVTEINTGTYCFDNEALFAALNNVSNDNVQGEYYLPDVVEILKERGDIVSAFQTLDFDETLGVNDRVALSQAEITMKKRINKKHMINGVSIIDPNNTYISADAEIGRDTVIHPGTVILGATRIGEDCEIGPNTEISDCQIGNKTSIRHSVAHNSEIGQEVNIGPFAHVRPNSVIGDEVKLGNFVEVKKATFGKGSKASHLSYIGDAEVGADVNLGCGSITVNYDGKKKYLTKIEDGVFVGCNSNLVAPVTIGKNAYVAAGSTITEDVPGEALSIARARQVNKENYVEKLHNK
- the yabG gene encoding sporulation peptidase YabG, with protein sequence MNIKIGDIVARKSHGFDLLFRVIDISHNEHNEPIVILYGEDVRLIADAPIHDLKIVDGREQMHRKQRAESKINRSLQLLEQDYQLIREKNEYEATNGYSTDQNFFQVPGKVLHLDGDPLYLKKCLELYERVGVPVYGVHANEKEMPNKVKSLMEKYRPDILVITGHDAYSKSKGKVTDLQAYRHSWHFVQAVKEARKIQPNLDQLVIFAGACQSHFESLIQAGANFASSPSRVNIHALDPVYIVGRICYTPFMERVNVWDILRNTLTGDKGLGGIETRGVLRTGMPVHTYVDEEDSNSESSS
- a CDS encoding small, acid-soluble spore protein, alpha/beta type, with amino-acid sequence MSRRRSIMSHQLKEELAKELGFYDVVQSEGWGGIKAKDAGNMVKRAIEIAERQLGQQNK
- the spoVG gene encoding septation regulator SpoVG, with the protein product MEVTDVRLRRVNTDGRMRAIASITLDHEFVVHDIRVIDGNNGLFVAMPSKRTPDGEFRDIAHPINSGTRGKIQEAVLSEYHRLGELEVEYEEAGAS
- the ridA gene encoding 2-iminobutanoate/2-iminopropanoate deaminase, with product MMKVVHTEAAPKAIGPYSQGIVVNNLFYSSGQISLLPNGELLEGDVQAQTHQVFKNLQAVLEEAGASLETVVKATVFIKDMNQFGEINEVYGQYFHTHKPARSCVEVARLPKDVLVEIEVIALVK
- the veg gene encoding biofilm formation stimulator Veg — translated: MGKTLVDIKRTLDSNLGKKLTLRANGGRRKTIERIGVLAETYPSVFVIELDQDENAFERVSYSYADVLTETVQLTFFEEGNMAISGQ